Genomic segment of Acidimicrobiia bacterium:
CTCAGATCACCAGTTGGCGTATCTGTGGGGTCGTGACGAGGACTTCGTGCGGGAGCTTCGTCATGAGTTCGGAGTCCGACCCACGTACAAGACGGTTGATACGTGCGCAGCGGAGTTCGAAGCCCACACCCCGTATATGTACTCGACCTACGAGGAAGAAGATGAGGTTCCGCCGGCGGACAAGCCCCGGGTCGTGGTGCTTGGATCTGGGCCGAATCGGATCGGCCAAGGCATCGAGTTCGATTACTGCTGTGTTCACGCGGCATTTGCGCTCCGGGATGCCGGCTTTGAAACGGTCATGGTGAACTGCAATCCCGAGACGGTTTCGACGGACTACGACACATCTGATCGTCTCTATTTCGAACCGTTGACCGTCGAAGACGTCCTGGCGATCGTCGACGCCGAGCAACCGGAGGCGGTCATCGTCCAGTTGGGAGGCCAGACACCCCTCAACCTGGCCAGTTCTCTGGCCGCTCGTGGTGTCCCGATTGCGGGGACATCTCCCGCCTCGATCGAGCAAGCCGAGGACCGGGAGCAGTTTTCGGCGCTCTGCAAGAAGCTAGGCATACGTCAGCCGCCGCACGGGATTGCCCGATCGGCGACGGAAGCGGGCGAAGTCGTCGACCAGATCGGGTTGCCGGTTCTGGTCCGTCCCTCGTATGTGCTTGGCGGGCGGGCCATGAAGGTCGTCTACTCCTACGAGGAGTTATCCGAGTATTTGGCGGCGATGTACCAGACAAATGAGATCGGGGACGGCGCCGCCAGCAGCGGAGCCGGCTTTGACCTGTCAGAGGCACCCCTCCTGATCGACCGTTTCCTTGAGGCAGCCACTGAGGTTGATCTTGACGCCGTGTACGACGGACATGAACTCCTCGTCGGTGGAATCATGGAACACGTTGAGTCGGCTGGCGTGCACTCGGGAGACTCGGCGTGCGTCACGCCGCCGCCGACGTTGTCGGATGGAGCGATCGCCACCATCCTGCAGTACACCGAAGATCTTGCCAACGGCCTGAATGTGCGGGGTCTCATCAATATTCAATTCGCCGTGAAATCAGACGACGTGTTCCTCCTCGAGGCCAACCCGCGCGGTTCACGAACCGTTCCGTTCATCTCCAAGGCATCGGGGGTTCCGCTCGCCAAAGTTGCCACGCGGGTGATGATGGGATCGAGGATCGAAGACCTGCGAGCGGAGGGCCTTATACCGTTTGAGAGTGCCCGGCCGGAATTCTTTGCCGTCAAGGAAGCAGTGTTGCCATGGGATCGCTTCCCCGACGAAGACATCATTCTCGGTCCAGAAATGCGCGCTACCGGGGAGGTGATGGGGATCGCCGAGTCGGCCGGCCTGGCCTATGGGAAAGCTCTGTTGGCGGCCGGGATGAAACTGCCCCAATCGGGCAATGTGTTCCTGTCGCTGGCCGATCGTGACAAAGCGATCGGGCTGGCGGCTGCTCAGGCCTACACGATGCGCGGCTTTACGCTGTATTGCACGCCCGGTACAAGTCGCTATCTAAACCATCACGGGGTGCCGAATGAGGTCGTCGACAAGGTAGGGGAGTCGGAGAACGACACCCTGGCACTCATTGAGGGTCGAAAAGTCCAATTGGTCATCAATACGCCTCGGGGCAGTCGGGCCCGCACTGACGGCTGGAAGATGCGCATTGCCGCCCAGCATGCCGGGATTCCGTGCGTGACGACCGTCCAGGGAGCTTTGGCGGCTGCTCGGTCGCTCCAGGAGGGCCCAGATGCCCTGCTGCGGGTTCGTAGCCTTCAGGACTGGCACCGGTGAGCAAGCCCTCTCTCGCCACCAGCCTCGGCTCCCTGGCGTTGCCCACCCCCCTCGTTGCCGCCTCCGGGACGATCGGTTCGGTGGTTGAATTTGCCGCGGTTACCGATCTGACCGCCTATGGGTGTGCGACCGCCAAGTCGGTGTCGGCTGTTCCATGGCCGGGTCGGGCCGCTCCGCGGGTTGCCCCGACAGAGGCAGGAATGTTGAACGCCATCGGGATCCAGAATCCCGGCATCGACGCCTGGCTTGCA
This window contains:
- the carB gene encoding carbamoyl-phosphate synthase large subunit, with the translated sequence SDHQLAYLWGRDEDFVRELRHEFGVRPTYKTVDTCAAEFEAHTPYMYSTYEEEDEVPPADKPRVVVLGSGPNRIGQGIEFDYCCVHAAFALRDAGFETVMVNCNPETVSTDYDTSDRLYFEPLTVEDVLAIVDAEQPEAVIVQLGGQTPLNLASSLAARGVPIAGTSPASIEQAEDREQFSALCKKLGIRQPPHGIARSATEAGEVVDQIGLPVLVRPSYVLGGRAMKVVYSYEELSEYLAAMYQTNEIGDGAASSGAGFDLSEAPLLIDRFLEAATEVDLDAVYDGHELLVGGIMEHVESAGVHSGDSACVTPPPTLSDGAIATILQYTEDLANGLNVRGLINIQFAVKSDDVFLLEANPRGSRTVPFISKASGVPLAKVATRVMMGSRIEDLRAEGLIPFESARPEFFAVKEAVLPWDRFPDEDIILGPEMRATGEVMGIAESAGLAYGKALLAAGMKLPQSGNVFLSLADRDKAIGLAAAQAYTMRGFTLYCTPGTSRYLNHHGVPNEVVDKVGESENDTLALIEGRKVQLVINTPRGSRARTDGWKMRIAAQHAGIPCVTTVQGALAAARSLQEGPDALLRVRSLQDWHR